Proteins found in one Leishmania major strain Friedlin complete genome, chromosome 35 genomic segment:
- a CDS encoding conserved hypothetical protein (previous protein_id=AAZ14386.1) yields MAPVNVERVCSVFHLFAVNAADAAAARDEIREPYIPVCLLAAAAREMGYYPTPTTIHQFTETVPGAAAGAVTFAGFLQFCEDVAHTNQPGRSVIHRMVESMDPSGSGVISRCELFLILTSGSATISDGEIDAAMKLLDPTNSGSVRLSDLEAVLIDSCERQWSAFESRSSSKNQHQQKEQRQHESSVACATVAEKSHKPLHSTDITTAAVIPQAGSPAPHSGHMPAQPGDQKQHPKWRRRAFNRRRYEAPPSPPPATTATEGRRPQGQGQHWCPAAVSECDSFSQHTYTGSAGETVFPCHQRLCDRQDTFERTQTAMTVDVVVQLSPCQPTAEVRRRKFARNSSATASNFAAQTPRGPPRCAASATAAKEAPSDKGAEDSNELCPHHSNSADANGGARCNGGQGCESKQQKSSDAASDARGRSVLADADSPSAAEREWAMIDTIPTRKTSGSKCCIMF; encoded by the coding sequence ATGGCACCCGTGAACGTGGAAAGGGTGTGCTCGGTGTTTCACTTGTTCGCGGTGAACGcggccgacgccgctgccgctcgggATGAAATTCGCGAGCCGTACATCCCCGTCTGCTTAttggctgcggcggcacgggaGATGGGATACTATCCCACCCCCACTACCATTCATCAGTTCACTGAGACGGTGCcaggcgccgcggccggcgccgtgACATTCGCAGGCTTTCTACAGTTCTGCGAGGATGTTGCGCACACAAACCAGCCAGGGCGGTCGGTTATTCACAGGATGGTAGAGAGCATGGACCCAAGCGGTAGTGGGGTGATTAGCCGTTGCGAGCTCTTCCTTATCTTGACCAGCGGCTCTGCTACCATCAGTGACGGCGAGATCGACGCCGCAATGAAGCTGCTGGATCCAACGAACAGCGGGTCCGTCCGGCTCAGTGACCTGGAAGCCGTGCTCATCGACTCATGCGAGCGCCAGTGGTCGGCGTTTGAGTCGCGATCGTCGTCAAAGAATCAGCACCAACagaaggagcagcggcagcatgAGTCATCCGTCGCTTGCGCGACGGTAGCCGAGAAAAGTCACAAGCCGTTGCACTCCACTGAcatcaccaccgctgctgtcaTCCCCCAGGCGGGCTCGCCGGCGCCTCACTCGGGGCACATGCCCGCACAGCCGGGGGACCAAAAGCAGCATCCAAAGTGGCGGCGAAGGGCCTTCAACAGACGGAGGTACGAGGCTCCACCGTCCCCGCCGCCTGCAACGACCGCGACAGAGGGGAGACGCCCACAGGGGCAAGGACAGCACTGGTGTCCCGCCGCGGTCAGCGAGTGCGATAGCTTCTCACAACATACATACACCGGCTCGGCTGGTGAGACAGTTTTTCcgtgccaccagcgcctgtGCGACAGGCAAGACACGTTTGAGCGGACGCAGACGGCCATGACGGTAGACGTGGTTGTGCAGCTGTCACCCTGCCAGCCTACAGCGGAGGTGCGGCGCAGGAAGTTTGCGAGGAACTCCTCGGCCACCGCGTCGAACTTCGCCGCACAGACGCCACGAGGCCCTCCCCGGTGTGCTGCCTCTGCAACTGCGGCCAAAGAAGCACCGTCCGACAAGGGAGCGGAGGACAGCAATGAACTGTGCCCTcaccacagcaacagcgccgacgcgaacggcggcgcacgctgcaACGGGGGCCAGGGGTGTGAGTCGAAGCAGCAGAAGTCCTCCGATGCGGCGTCAGACGCCAGGGGTCGTAGTGTTTTGGCCGATGCCGATAGCCCATCGGCTGCGGAGAGGGAATGGGCAATGATCGACACCATACCGACGAGGAAAACTAGTGGATCGAAGTGCTGCATCATGTTCTAG
- a CDS encoding hypothetical protein (previous protein_id=AAZ14387.1) → MRSRIVRDPGVPPTLVARPEDVFEDNGSGNSSMCAHALNGFAVGERYDTAKSNAAATLPVKWDRDEALWQLKIALGVSPVLRERDVPNLANPALRAHNSAQLPLQLNAGDEAAATVAQKASASDKQPPSAQEGAPRKGNRIDHFIPPVYRFSSASSAFSSPLSQAHVQTALARIQDECNALMQRLGVGAATSGAEVHQANTDVPDDELQAAQLMHLLAEPSTLTQLQRRADAAILEKECVFRIRDLLAAELQRRHVPLEAAQDDFHPFFEQVDRTKMALEDYYHVQSAMHTMAPMMEAAVAVAECLRDVDATTSMQGMQRINAVEAAMSSLLAQVQEDMVMLPKNLEALQCRFEAL, encoded by the coding sequence atGCGGTCTCGCATCGTCAGGGATCCCGGCGTACCGCCGACTCTGGTGGCGCGTCCGGAGGACGTGTTCGAGGACAACGGATCAGGGAACTCTTCCATGTGCGCTCACGCCTTGAATGGCTTTGCCGTCGGCGAACGCTACGACACCGCGAAAAGTAACGCGGCAGCCACACTTCCAGTGAAGTGGGACCGCGACGAAGCGTTATGGCAGCTGAAGATAGCCCTTGGTGTCTCACCTGTACTgcgggagagagacgtaCCAAACTTGGCAAACCCAGCTCTGCGCGCTCACAACAGCGCACAGTTGCCCCTGCAACTCAACGCCGGGGACGAGGCAGCTGCTACCGTTGCCCAGAAAGCGTCCGCCTCCGATAAGCAACCGCCATCGGCTCAAGAGGGCGCTCCCAGAAAGGGCAATAGGATCGACCACTTCATTCCTCCCGTCTACAGATTCAGCTCTGCCTCGTCGGCGTTCTCTTCGCCTCTGTCGCAGGCCCATGTGCAAACTGCTCTGGCTCGCATCCAGGATGAATGCAACGCACTGATGCAGCGCTTAGGCGTGGGTGCTGCCACGTCAGGTGCAGAAGTGCACCAGGCAAACACGGACGTGCCCGACGACGAGCTTcaagcggcgcagctgatgcACCTGCTCGCGGAGCCATCGACACTGAcccagctgcagcgacgtGCAGACGCCGCGATACTGGAGAAGGAGTGCGTCTTTCGGATTCGAGATCTCCTCGCTgctgagctgcagcggcgccacgtgCCACTCGAAGCGGCCCAGGATGACTTTCACCCTTTCTTTGAGCAGGTCGACCGCACTAAGATGGCCCTAGAAGACTACTACCACGTGCAGAGCGCGATGCATACAATGGCGCCGatgatggaggcggcggtcgccGTGGCGGAATGTCTGCGCGATGTCGATGCCACCACATCAATGCAGGGGATGCAGCGCATAAAtgccgtggaggcggcaaTGAGCTCCTTGCTGGCGCAGGTGCAGGAAGACATGGTGATGTTGCCGAAGAActtggaggcgctgcagtgccGTTTTGAGGCGCTGTAG
- a CDS encoding conserved hypothetical protein (previous protein_id=AAZ14388.1) — MNEAKVANILSYLDSAAVTQCEARSLRDCTLATSFSSVVPLTPSVLQHVTTSSPAPSSINASPNDTPTHRHAPPRRSASPPSVGVPAVSVSWITGGGAESAQNTYLGIKKRIEGMQFENEQLRRDNAELRSRLQQWRAEEASRKEEMREAVQGEVDELRNSHVQERKRAKAEKEKLEKAKEELTHQVDTLTVRLREVAAKNAEDVRRLEGTHAAALSSLRTKWAAQEKVSREKWRLAEARRIKESTLQSLEPDIVLLLNRHKAEKARLREEYENELRQRDEVIAAKDASVEELKSKVRREADELLSREQEAVRDRLRDESERIHRQLEEERRLEHQRREQLEHHYEDQKRTLQREIERLGKEVLRLQSEQTSEQASFHEAVTVEVARVTGEVNERMKCLKEKLMLEFADREKDAKEENQRYLQSKEAEMRKKCELERDAAVTKVVQRLEEEHLRALESARGSDGMLRERYIQVTREKERLQVELDLVQEQLSTALEANRSKAEELQRIQDMANLSEQHISAIEDKVRSEYTKRMSILDHEWQKKLHEFETQHVKEVWELQQRHGAAMQEVARLKSEFEMEKKTLEQRHHAELSQINERVLVAITKKENTIRHQSEQLLSLQEAVSVRDQELQRHRQLLL, encoded by the coding sequence ATGAACGAGGCGAAGGTAGCCAACATCCTTTCTTACCTTGACAGTGCTGCCGTGACGCAGTGCGAAGCACGAAGCCTGCGAGACTGCACACTCGCGACCAGCTTCTCCAGCGTTGTGCCGCTCACGCCgtccgtgctgcagcacgtcaCGACCAGCTCCCCTGCACCATCATCCATAAACGCCTCGCCGAACGATACCccgacgcaccgccacgcaccGCCGAGACGgtccgcatcgccgccgtctgTTGGTGTGCCAGCGGTGTCGGTGTCGTGGatcaccggcggcggcgccgagtCTGCCCAGAACACATATCTTGGCATCAAGAAGCGCATTGAGGGGATGCAGTTCGAGAATGAGCAGCTTCGCCGGGACAACGCAGAGCTTcgcagccgcctccagcagTGGCGTGCCGAGGAGGCAAGCCGAAAGGAGGAGATGCGCGAAGCTGTGCAGGGCGAGGTGGACGAGCTACGCAACTCGCATGTGCAAGAACGCAAGCGCGCCAAGGCGGAGAAAGAAAAGCTAgaaaaggcgaaggaggagctgaCGCACCAAGTGGACACGCTTACGGTGAGGCTGCGCGAAGTAGCAGCGAAAAACGCCGAAGATGTTCGGCGTCTAGAAGGGACGCATGCCGCAGCCCTCTCGTCCCTGCGCACCAAGTGGGCGGCACAGGAGAAGGTGAGCCGCGAGAAATGGCGTCTGGCAGAGGCGAGGCGCATCAAGGAATCGACGCTGCAGTCCCTCGAGCCGGAcattgtgctgctgctgaatcGGCACAAGGCCGAAaaggcgcggctgcgcgaggagtacGAAAACGAGCTGCGCCAACGCGACGAGGTCATCGCCGCCAAAGATGCCTCCGTAGAGGAGTTGAAGTCGAAGGTGCGGCGGGAGGCGGATGAGCTGCTCAGCCGTGAGCAGGAAGCTGTGCGAGATCGCCTCCGCGACGAGAGCGAGCGCATCCATCGAcagctcgaggaggagcgccgtCTTGAGCACCAAaggcgcgagcagctggagcacCACTATGAGGATCAGAAACGGACGTTGCAGCGAGAGATCGAGCGACTTgggaaggaggtgctgcgcctgcagagCGAGCAGACATCGGAGCAGGCCTCCTTCCACGAAGCGGTGACCGTTGAGGTGGCGCGCGTGACAGGCGAGGTGAACGAGCGCATGAAGTGCCTAAAGGAGAAGCTGATGCTGGAGTTCGCGGACCGCGAGAAGGATGCAAAAGAAGAAAATCAGCGCTATTTGCAATcaaaggaggcggagatgcgcaAGAAATGCGAGCTGGAGCGCGATGCGGCGGTGACcaaggtggtgcagcggctcgaggaggagcatCTGCGCGCCTTGGAGTCTGCTCGGGGTAGTGATGGTATGCTGCGGGAGCGCTACATCCAAGTTACGCGTGAGAAGGAGCGACTGCAGGTGGAGCTTGACCTCGTCCAGGAGCAGCTAAGCACCGCCCTCGAGGCCAACCGCAGCAaagccgaggagctgcagcgaaTTCAAGACATGGCGAACCTGTCGGAACAGCACATAAGCGCCATCGAGGACAAGGTGCGCTCCGAGTACACGAAGCGCATGAGCATTCTGGACCACGAATGGCAGAAGAAGCTGCACGAGTTCGAGACCCAGCACGTGAAGGAGGTATGGGAGctacagcagcgccacggtgCCGCGATGCAGGAGGTGGCTCGCCTGAAGTCCGAGTTTGAGATGGAGAAGAAGACGTtggagcagcgccaccacgcgGAGCTGAGTCAGATCAACGAGCGCGTCCTTGTGGCCATCACCAAGAAGGAGAACACGATCCGTCACCAgtcggagcagctgctgagcttGCAGGAAGCCGTCAGTGTGCGGGACCAGGAGCTGCAACGGCATCGCCAGCTGCTCTTGTGA
- a CDS encoding mismatch repair protein (previous protein_id=AAZ14389.1): MITRLDGASARKLAAGQVITDLTSVVKELSENALDAKATTVTIRLINYGLDEIVVDDDGTGISMGQLVNTAANELLDGASTPLLSSRATTKQRRHDLDGCTHATAKDEADEGRTSQDESACVAEAEGDSSDPSLGFRGEALHSLAHMSDVTVETRSADTGALTVRISYDHTSHTSRLEAVRLRDVCGTTVTARHLFKHFPVRHREYVKNCRKQLSKATSTMKQYAVSHPHIRLLMQHQETPNSAVVTLVSLTGSGDATRSVTEAYGGLCTSHMQRVHWSLSFGTFTGLVSKVSGGGRLSSDHQVFALDGRLVDLPRLGKALNDAFIQCLPNASQRLYVAFFLQVKRNASLQYDVNLTPNKRKVLLAQEERLADEVYQCALQEFGSALQEVDLDRGQRIAQTRAADVRATELTRLTRTPVSATSLTQLTFKRAKMEETYTGGRVAAGALDAHSGESHLSPTAGSSSVIDLPKLGSFLYANDAADNNGAGTDGDGERDESTPLLLPSSPSSISGGDGDDEDSKESSRSAVEDKGKGSDPPALKSTADVDDHGDCCCGRYLADNAEGMRSDSVAVEVTRLCDEGSQRRGGGSCYQCTYPDLGELVREPFSADPADAVVLSASTQTCDRPSSRTLGAQTADDLNHYFTKNSFKEMRVIGQFNHGFIIAVLPNGDVFVVDQHASDEKYNYERLVRAYEATPQPLVMPVSVAMSAHEVDLAVEHKLALQHHGFKVSRGSDDTKLLVYSLPVLPYDVVSASDVMELVQQLVQYGTITKPLRAVWHSMATKACRSSIMIGTPLTVKRMKLILERLSQLDQPWNCPHGRPTLRLLCNIVDLSRGGALLR, from the coding sequence ATGATTACCCGTCTGGATGGCGCGAGCGCGCGCAAGCTCGCTGCGGGGCAAGTAATTACGGACCTCACGAGCGTTGTGAAGGAGCTCTCCGAAAATGCGTTGGATGCGAAGGCCACGACGGTGACTATTCGACTCATCAACTACGGTCTCGATGAGATTGTCGTTGATGATGACGGCACGGGAATATCCATGGGTCAGCTAGTGAACACCGCGGCCAATGAGCTTCTGGACGGTGCGAGCACGCCTCTGCTATcgagccgcgccaccacgaagcagcgacggcacgaTCTCGACGGTTGCACTCATGCGACTGCAAAGGACGAAGCCGACGAGGGCCGCACGAGCCAGGACgagagtgcgtgtgtggcagAAGCTGAAGGCGACAGCTCTGATCCGTCACTCGGTTTCCGCGGGGAAGCGCTCCACTCTTTGGCCCACATGAGTGATGTAACGGTAgagacgcgcagcgccgacacTGGTGCCTTGACGGTGCGTATCTCGTATGACCATACATCGCACACGTCTCgcctggaggcggtgcgacTGCGCGATGTGTGCGGCACTACCGTCACCGCGCGGCACCTCTTCAAGCACTTTcctgtgcggcaccgcgagTACGTGAAGAACTGCCGCAAGCAGCTCAGCAAGGCGACCAGCACGATGAAGCAGTACGCTGTGTCGCACCCGCACATACGCCTTCTGATGCAGCATCAGGAGACCCCCAACTCAGCCGTCGTCACGCTCGTTTCGCTCACCGGCTCTGGCGATGCAACGCGCAGTGTGACGGAGGCGTACGGCGGCCTTTGCACCTCGCACATGCAGCGCGTGCACTGGAGCTTGTCGTTCGGCACCTTCACCGGACTCGTGTCGAAGGtaagcggcggcgggcgacTAAGCAGCGACCATCAGGTGTTCGCCCTTGACGGGCGGCTCGTCGACCTGCCGCGTTTGGGCAAGGCGCTCAACGATGCCTTCATCCAGTGCCTCCCAAATGCCTCCCAGCGGCTGTATGTTGCCTTCTTCCTCCAGGTAAAGAGGAACGCCTCACTTCAGTACGACGTAAATCTTACCCCCAACAAGCGCAAGGTGTTGCTCGCGCAAGAGGAGCGCTTGGCGGACGAGGTGTACCAGTGCGCGCTGCAAGAATTTGGCTCGGCCTTGCAGGAGGTCGACCTGGATCGTGGCCAACGTATCGCGCAGACCCGCGCCGCTGATGTGCGTGCCACGGAGCTGACAAGGCTGACGCGAACACCGGTCTCAGCCACGTCGCTCACGCAGCTCACCTTCAAGCGAGCGAAGATGGAAGAAACGTATACgggcggccgcgtcgccgctggcgcactGGATGCCCACAGTGGAGAGTCGCACCTCAGCCCCACGGCTGGCTCCTCCTCGGTGATCGACCTCCCAAAGCTCGGCAGCTTCCTATACGCCAATGACGCAGCCGACAATAACGGCGCCGGCACGGATGGGGATGGCGAGAGGGATGAATCTACTCCACTCTtgctgccctcctcgccaTCCAGCATtagcggtggcgacggggACGACGAGGACAGCAAGGAAAGTTCCCGCAGCGCTGTCGAAGACAAGGGCAAAGGTAGCGACCCACCCGCCCTCAAATCAACCGCAGACGTTGATGACCATGgagactgctgctgcggtcgctACTTGGCTGACAACGCGGAAGGCATGCGCTCGGACTCGGTGGCAGTCGAGGTCACGCGGCTCTGTGACGAGGGCAGtcagcggcgaggcgggggcAGCTGCTATCAGTGCACGTACCCGGATCTCGGCGAGCTCGTGCGGGAGCCGTTCTCCGCGGACCCAGCCGACGCGGTGGTGTTGTCTGCGTCGACACAAACCTGCGACCGGCCCTCTTCTCGCACCCTCGGTGCCCAGACAGCCGACGACCTGAATCACTACTTCACCAAGAATTCCTTCAAGGAGATGCGGGTGATTGGGCAGTTCAACCACGGCTTCATCATTGCCGTGCTCCCCAATGGTGACGTGTTCGTCGTCGACCAGCACGCATCAGATGAGAAGTATAACTACGAACGActtgtgcgcgcgtacgAGGCAACGCCACAGCCCTTGGTGATGCCGGTGTCGGTGGCCATGAGTGCTCACGAGGTGGACCTCGCCGTAGAGCACAAGCTGGCTCTTCAGCACCACGGCTTCAAGGTAAGCCGAGGAAGCGACGACACGAAGCTGCTGGTGTATTCGCTACCGGTGTTGCCGTACGACGTGGTGAGCGCGTCGGATGTGAtggagctggtgcagcaACTCGTACAGTATGGCACCATCACGAAGCCGCTGCGTGCGGTGTGGCACTCCATGGCCACGAAggcgtgccgcagcagcatcatgATCGGCACCCCGCTCACAGTGAAGCGCATGAAACTCATCCTCGAGCGACTAAGCCAGCTGGATCAGCCGTGGAACTGCCCGCATGGTCGACCAACGCTGCGGCTGCTATGTAACATAGTAGATCTATCGAGAGGTGGCGCGCTGTTACGATGA
- a CDS encoding putative 60S ribosomal protein L26 (previous protein_id=AAZ14390.1), giving the protein MASIKCGSRRKARRAHFQAPSHVRRVLMSAPLSKELRAKYNVRAMPVRKDDEVIVKRGTFKGREGKVTACYRLKWVILIDKVNREKANGSTVAVGIHPSNVEITKLKLTHHRKSILERKDRSSKSDKGKGKISAADKAMQQMD; this is encoded by the coding sequence ATGGCGAGTATCAAGTGTGGTTCCCGCCGCAAGGCCCGCCGTGCGCACTTTCAGGCCCCGAGCCATGTGCGCCGTGTGCTCATGAGCGCCCCGCTCTccaaggagctgcgcgccaaGTACAACGTGCGTGCCATGCCCGTGCGCAAGGACGACGAGGTCATCGTGAAGCGCGGCACCTTCAAGGGCCGTGAGGGAAAGGTGACGGCGTGCTACCGCCTCAAGTGGGTCATCCTCATCGATAAGGTGAACCGCGAGAAGGCGAACGGCTCCACCGTGGCCGTCGGCATCCATCCCTCCAACGTCGAGATTACGAAGCTGAAGCTGACGCACCACCGCAAGTCCATCCTGGAGCGCAAGGACCGCTCGTCCAAGTCCGACAAGGGCAAGGGCAAGATCAGCGCCGCGGATAAGGCCATGCAGCAGATGGACTAG
- a CDS encoding conserved hypothetical protein (previous protein_id=AAZ14391.1): MGLQIIEGLGGSSRCVTLLTFVIHFLHSLFSLVSFLSWVQTPESQLTHSTQMAYLSLTIVCCLFYFLGASVFYMWAWRFPEPEEVAKRRRVYGVGIHLFFCDLPIFVIETRIVWRVQFPAAIMGFNYVLTCVSLSYSTLRVWFFLMVRLIKLHLSTARSVGANHTTQTALAVRRAMDEPDYTGDLGATPPSTAADHTIFLNRNAGLHSNDRVSATRLYATPDTDRDRRDVYYGSSPSRYYSPSSDDLSISQRPSQHGYRRSPGTNVFSPRSAAPPFRI, from the coding sequence ATGGGCCTACAAATCATTGAGGGACTAGGAGGCTCCTCCCGTTGCGTGACGCTTCTCACCTTCGTGATCCACTTCTTGCATTCGCTTTTCAGCCTTGTGAGCTTCCTGTCGTGGGTGCAGACACCAGAGTCACAGCTCACGCACAGCACACAGATGGCGTACCTCTCATTGACGATTGTATGCTGCCTCTTCTACTTCCTTGGCGCCTCAGTCTTCTACATGTGGGCCTGGCGCTTCCCAGAgccagaggaggtggcgaagcggcgccgcgtctACGGTGTCGGCATTCACCTCTTCTTTTGCGATTTACCCATCTTCGTAATAGAAACGCGCATTGTGTGGCGGGTGCAGTTCCCTGCGGCCATAATGGGCTTCAACTACGTCCTCACATGCGTCTCCTTGAGCTACTCgactctgcgtgtgtggttCTTCCTGATGGTGCGACTCATCAAGCTCCACCTGTCGACCGCGAGGTCGGTCGGCGCCAACCACACCACTCAAACTGCCTTggcagtgcggcgtgcgaTGGACGAGCCGGACTACACGGGCGATCTCGGCGCAACGCCGCCATCTACCGCAGCAGACCACACAATTTTCCTGAACCGCAACGCCGGCCTCCATAGTAATGACAGGGTAAGTGCGACAAGGCTTTACGCCACACCGGACACCGATCGCGATCGCAGAGATGTGTACTACGGCTCCTCTCCGAGTCGCTACTACTCGCCTTCCTCCGATGACTTAAGCATCTCACAGAGGCCGAGTCAGCACGGATATCGCCGCAGTCCCGGGACCAACGTCTTCAGTCCTCGATCAGCTGCCCCGCCGTTTCGCATCTGA
- a CDS encoding conserved hypothetical protein (previous protein_id=AAZ14392.1), giving the protein MGAPLAALQTALSTTSTDGGDAPGAAPPLSALPTVRLLNLSYNSLHLFTGGETLKGLTVLDLSHNTLTQVHSQSMPPTLVRLSIAHNKLAHLCDLAEYTPRLQVLEAGHNQLSTAALRGLPTSLTHLSVENNTIESLTPLGALLHLTHLNVAQNQLESRDTLCALRPLVSLRHLDVRGNPMCETGRRSSEGENEGVTQLLHDVLPRLSRFNGVPLSQVPENRMWKKAHRRQQQQQNTKFSAAKSRGMSHDARGGSGSSSSSSLLSSSQRQQQRLQEPALEVRLMQAKVNELRRLLLASQDAEGKARQKRALLIENVKSTAKVIGQQETELERLQGEVDSLRSVNQKLQSSVAAAEQSFEHVHASLLASKANLSAAGVK; this is encoded by the coding sequence ATGGGGGCCCCTTTGGCGGCACTGCAGACCGCTCTCTCAACGACCTCGACGGATGGGGGTGACGCccctggcgcagcgccgccgttgtcTGCGCTCCCCACCGTCCGTCTATTGAACCTATCTTACAActccctccacctcttcACTGGTGGCGAGACCTTGAAAGGACTCACAGTCTTGGATCTGTCGCACAACACGCTGACGCAGGTGCACAGTCAGAGTATGCCACCCACGCTGGTGCGGCTCAGCATCGCGCACAATAAACTGGCACACCTGTGCGACTTGGCCGAGTACACGCCGCGGCTGCAAGTACTGGAGGCCGGGCACAACCAGCTGAGCACCGCTGCTCTGCGTGGCCTACCCACATCGCTGACGCATCTCAGCGTGGAGAACAACACAATCGAGTCGTTGACGCCGCTCGGCGCGTTGTTGCATCTTACACACCTGAACGTGGCACAGAATCAGCTGGAGAGCCGAGACACTCTCTGCGCCTTGCGGCCGCTTGtgtcgctgcgccacctcgacGTCCGCGGGAACCCCATGTGCGAGACAGGCAGGCGTagcagcgagggcgagaATGAGGGTGTCACACAGCTGCTACACGACGTACTGCCGCGTCTGTCGCGCTTCAATGGAGTTCCTCTCTCACAGGTACCAGAGAACCGCATGTGGAAGAaggcgcaccggcggcagcagcagcaacaaaatACAAAATTCAGCGCAGCGAAGTCTCGCGGCATGTCGCACGATGCgcgcggtggcagtggcagcagcagcagcagctctctcTTGTCGTCTTCTCAAAGACAGCAACAGAGGTTGCAGGAGCCGGCTTTGGAAGTCCGCCTCATGCAGGCGAAAGTGAATGAACTACGACGCCTGCTCCTAGCCTCTCAGGATGCGGAGGGGAAGGCTCGTCAAAAGCGCGCACTGCTCATAGAAAACGTGAAGAGTACAGCGAAGGTGATTGGCCAGCAGGAGACAGAGCTGGAGAGGCTTCAAGGTGAGGTAGATAGCTTGCGGAGCGTGAATCAGAAGCTGCAGTcatcggtggcggctgcggagcAGTCGTTCGAGCATGTGCATGCGTCTCTTCTCGCGAGCAAGGCAAATCTTTCTGCCGCTGGTGTGAAGTAG
- a CDS encoding putative RNA 3'-terminal phosphate cyclase (previous protein_id=AAZ14393.1): MLHFEGSSLLRHHIVCSILSKRPVRITNIHDDEDPMGIQAHEANFLKFIDRVTSGSSLQCTDHNTTLQFTPGMILGGSFSHEVPSQRCVTYVIEAALLLLPFAKFDSRITFVGATQGELDLSVDTVRTVTMRWVQLFGVQGSLRIIRRGAAPGGGGAVELDIKAIRRLTSATTKERGRVRRVRGIAFASRTAADLPQRTATAAKGELLKLLPDVYVVTDVDNSKANRNDRVSGYGVVLVAETTSKLCVISQESVAMPQESPEDVGKRAAQLLFDQIYEGGCVDAHHQMLVLLLMALSPDEISTVRFGQLSASGVSALMLMDSYFGVSCAVKPDSSFAGPNLPLTTLVTCLGSNAVNVWKKSS; this comes from the coding sequence ATGCTGCACTTCGAAGGCAGCAGCTTGCTTCGGCACCACATCGTGTGTAGCATTCTCTCAAAGCGGCCAGTGCGCATCACCAACATCCACGATGACGAGGACCCGATGGGCATTCAGGCACACGAAGCAAACTTCCTCAAGTTTATCGACCGCGTCACGAGCGGCTCCTCCCTGCAGTGCACTGACCACAATACCACGTTGCAGTTCACGCCCGGCATGATCTTGGGCGGGTCCTTTTCGCACGAGGTGCcctcgcagcgctgcgtcacGTACGTTatcgaggcagcgctgctgctgcttccttTTGCAAAGTTCGACTCGCGCATCACCTTTGTAGGCGCCACCCAAGGCGAGCTGGACCTCTCCGTGGACACGGTGCGCACAGTCACTATGAGGTGGGTGCAGCTGTTTGGGGTGCAGGGCAGTCTGCGCATcatccgccgcggcgccgcccctggtggcggtggtgcggtaGAGCTAGACATCAAGGCCATCCGACGTCTCACTAGCGCTACAACGAAGGAGCgcgggcgggtgcggcgcgTTCGCGGCATTGCCTTCGCCTCTCGGACCGCGGCAGACCTGCCGCAGCGAACCGCTACTGCCGCCAAAGGAGAACTGCTCAAGTTGCTGCCCGATGTGTACGTGGTGACCGATGTTGACAACAGCAAGGCCAACCGGAACGACCGCGTGAGCGGCTATGGCGTTGTACTGGTCGCCGAGACAACAAGCAAGCTGTGCGTCATCTCCCAGGAGTCGGTTGCCATGCCGCAGGAATCACCCGAGGACGTCGGCAAGCGTGCAGCACAGCTTTTGTTCGACCAGATTTACGAGGGTGGCTGCGTCGATGCGCACCATCAgatgctggtgctgctgctgatggcgcTCAGCCCGGACGAGATCTCGACCGTGCGCTTCGGCCAACTGAGTGCGAGCGGTGTGTCGGCGCTGATGCTGATGGACTCGTACTTTGGGGTGTCGTGCGCCGTCAAGCCAGACTCGTCCTTCGCGGGGCCGAATCTGCCCCTCACAACACTAGTGACCTGCCTCGGCAGCAATGCCGTGAATGTTTGGAAGAAGTCAAGCTGA